In one window of Microbacterium sp. PM5 DNA:
- a CDS encoding DUF1972 domain-containing protein — protein MTRTVRILGTHGVPAAYGGFETAAQHVAMYLRDRGWNVVVYCQLDGDGDITSDRWNGIERVLVPEPREGWKGTSHFDLVSIRHATAHHREGDVWLTFGYNTGVLDVMPRLRGIPNVINMDGMEWTRRRWGLAKQAILLGNERLAGLVGDVLIGDHPVISAYLRRHFGARRVQTITYGAPEVISAPVAPVSDLALAPDAYGIIVCRPIPENSVLEIVTAWSARHRGMPLVVVGPYTDTDPYHLAVRSAASDEVRFPGAIFDADRLAALRLHAAVYVHGHTVGGTNPSLVEAMGAGNAVIAHDNRYNSWVAGPDNAYFRDADDLAVLLDELLPDAGRLHRMGEASRTRYREEFTWEHIGAQYEHALLTALARHGHVSQRTEVLV, from the coding sequence ATGACACGCACGGTCCGCATTCTCGGCACGCACGGCGTCCCCGCCGCCTACGGCGGGTTCGAGACTGCCGCACAGCATGTCGCGATGTACCTGCGCGATCGGGGCTGGAACGTCGTGGTGTACTGCCAGCTCGACGGCGACGGCGACATCACCTCGGATCGCTGGAACGGGATCGAACGGGTGCTCGTTCCGGAACCGCGCGAAGGCTGGAAGGGCACGTCCCACTTCGACCTCGTCTCGATCCGCCACGCCACCGCACACCACCGCGAGGGTGATGTGTGGTTGACCTTCGGATACAACACCGGCGTCCTCGACGTCATGCCGCGCCTTCGCGGCATCCCGAACGTGATCAACATGGACGGGATGGAGTGGACCCGCCGGCGCTGGGGGCTCGCCAAACAGGCCATCCTCCTGGGCAACGAGCGTCTCGCCGGTCTCGTCGGTGACGTGCTCATCGGCGATCACCCCGTCATCTCCGCGTATCTGCGGCGTCACTTCGGCGCACGGCGCGTGCAGACCATCACCTACGGCGCACCGGAGGTCATCAGCGCACCCGTCGCACCGGTCTCCGACCTCGCTCTCGCCCCCGACGCGTACGGCATCATCGTCTGCCGGCCGATTCCGGAGAACTCCGTGCTCGAGATCGTGACCGCCTGGTCGGCACGCCACCGCGGGATGCCGCTCGTCGTGGTCGGGCCGTACACCGACACCGACCCGTACCACCTCGCCGTCCGCTCCGCCGCCTCGGACGAGGTGCGCTTCCCCGGTGCGATCTTCGACGCGGATCGGCTCGCCGCGTTGCGCCTGCACGCGGCCGTGTACGTGCACGGACACACCGTCGGCGGCACGAACCCGTCACTGGTGGAGGCGATGGGCGCGGGCAACGCGGTCATCGCCCACGACAACCGCTACAACAGCTGGGTCGCCGGACCCGACAACGCGTACTTCCGCGACGCCGACGATCTCGCAGTCCTGCTCGACGAGCTCCTGCCGGACGCCGGGCGGCTGCATCGGATGGGCGAAGCCAGTCGAACCCGGTACCGCGAAGAGTTCACCTGGGAGCACATCGGCGCCCAGTACGAGCACGCACTGCTCACGGCGCTCGCGCGCCACGGCCATGTTTCACAACGAACGGAGGTGCTGGTGTGA
- a CDS encoding sugar transferase has product MSALHDATGIATTGFVSPFPTIASRASAAAPPSRALERRQSWERRYRWILRTSDAAAVAFTCAVASVVSIGAVSGPLAVADPDLVFQIAAATAVIWLLMLSAFATRDVKLIGSGAAEYTRVIHATGFAFGLLAMIDVAIDVDGIRAQLFVALPLGIGVLLFERWLWRRWLIRRRLAGAYTTRAVVVGERADVEYVIRSLADPGLGYQVVGASLRGDDLDSLRVGDAIYPAMRTHSVAEAAAALDADTIIIASRGDEGADEIKHLAWQLENTAAELVISSRVSDVAGPRMSLRPVEGLPLIHVEIASFTGRAYLAKRALDIAVASIALLFFAPIAAVIAIAIKLDSPGPLFFPQARVGRDGHEFRMIKFRSMAVDAEERRAALLAANEGAGPLFKMHDDPRVTRVGRILRKYSLDEVPQFWNVLVGDMSVVGPRPPLPSEVATYDDDVFRRLYIKPGITGPWQVGGRSDLSWEESVRLDLRYVENWTVMTDIVLMWRTVRVMLRPDGAY; this is encoded by the coding sequence ATGAGCGCGCTTCACGACGCCACGGGCATCGCGACGACCGGGTTCGTTTCCCCGTTCCCGACGATCGCGTCTCGGGCGTCCGCGGCCGCACCACCGTCGCGCGCTCTTGAGCGCCGGCAGTCGTGGGAACGCCGCTACCGCTGGATCCTGCGCACGAGCGACGCCGCCGCGGTCGCCTTCACGTGTGCAGTGGCCTCGGTGGTCTCGATCGGCGCGGTGAGCGGCCCGCTCGCCGTCGCCGATCCTGACCTCGTCTTCCAGATCGCCGCCGCGACGGCCGTGATCTGGCTCCTGATGCTCTCCGCCTTCGCAACGCGAGACGTCAAGCTCATCGGCTCGGGCGCCGCCGAGTACACCCGCGTGATCCACGCGACCGGGTTCGCGTTCGGTCTTCTCGCGATGATCGATGTGGCCATCGATGTCGACGGCATCCGCGCGCAGCTCTTCGTCGCACTGCCGCTCGGCATCGGCGTCCTGCTGTTCGAGCGCTGGCTCTGGCGCCGTTGGCTCATCCGCCGTCGACTCGCGGGCGCGTACACGACGCGCGCGGTCGTGGTCGGCGAGCGCGCAGACGTCGAGTACGTGATCCGCTCGCTCGCCGACCCCGGCCTGGGCTACCAGGTGGTCGGCGCCTCGCTGCGCGGGGACGACCTCGACAGCCTGCGCGTCGGCGACGCCATCTACCCGGCGATGCGCACGCACAGCGTGGCCGAAGCGGCCGCAGCACTCGACGCCGACACGATCATCATCGCCAGCCGCGGAGACGAAGGCGCCGACGAGATCAAGCACCTCGCCTGGCAGCTGGAGAACACGGCCGCAGAACTGGTGATCTCCAGCCGCGTCTCCGATGTCGCCGGGCCGCGCATGTCGCTGCGGCCCGTCGAGGGGCTGCCACTCATCCACGTCGAGATCGCCTCGTTCACCGGCCGCGCCTACCTCGCCAAGCGCGCACTCGACATCGCGGTCGCTTCGATCGCACTCCTTTTCTTCGCGCCGATCGCGGCGGTCATCGCCATCGCGATCAAGCTCGACTCGCCCGGTCCGCTGTTCTTTCCCCAAGCACGGGTCGGGCGTGACGGCCACGAGTTCCGGATGATCAAATTCCGCTCGATGGCCGTGGATGCCGAGGAGCGGCGCGCCGCGCTGCTCGCGGCCAATGAGGGCGCGGGCCCGCTGTTCAAGATGCACGACGACCCTCGGGTCACCCGCGTGGGCCGGATCCTGCGGAAGTACTCGCTCGACGAGGTTCCCCAGTTCTGGAACGTGCTGGTCGGCGACATGAGTGTCGTTGGCCCGCGCCCTCCCCTTCCGAGCGAAGTCGCCACCTACGACGACGACGTCTTCCGTCGCCTCTACATCAAGCCGGGCATCACCGGCCCCTGGCAGGTCGGAGGACGCAGCGACCTCAGCTGGGAGGAGAGCGTGCGGCTCGACCTGCGGTACGTGGAGAACTGGACGGTGATGACGGACATCGTGCTCATGTGGCGGACCGTCCGCGTCATGCTGCGACCGGACGGAGCGTACTGA
- a CDS encoding carboxylesterase family protein: MENPVEATISSGALRGSQASGISRFLGIPYAAAPIGERRFRAPAAPTAWSGIRDATRFGATAPQSAYGGPIGELLSCPMIEGDDILTANVWSPADAAASPVVLWIHGGALERGAAAEPTYDGTSFARDGVVFVSVNYRLGVEGFSVLEGAPMNLGLLDVARALEWVHAEIGAFGGDPTRITLMGESAGGALVAALLARPTSRALVAGAIIQSGPLEATSPQKARRASDAIARRLGIPPTRDAFAAQMTGDLLRARAQVAAGSSPLRGAPGFALAVDAATLPVSPEHALADLDLPLLIGTNTDEYRLWLTPEAIADIGPMKAWLARRALRVPERAARTVRAALPDASAGEVLGQLLTDRLLRAPATRVARARKAPTYLYEFSWESPVRGLGAAHALELGFVFDTLTTDQAVKLAGHDAPSDLAREMHRAWVSFITKGDPGWPAFGTERMTRIWDAAPRVAPQRRAAVVDALR, translated from the coding sequence ATGGAGAACCCCGTCGAGGCCACGATCAGCTCCGGCGCACTGAGGGGCAGCCAGGCGAGCGGAATCAGCCGGTTCCTCGGCATCCCCTACGCGGCCGCGCCGATCGGCGAACGCCGCTTCCGAGCTCCGGCCGCGCCGACGGCATGGAGCGGAATCCGCGACGCGACGAGGTTCGGAGCGACCGCCCCGCAGTCCGCGTACGGCGGCCCGATCGGCGAGCTCCTCAGCTGTCCCATGATCGAGGGCGACGACATCCTCACTGCCAACGTCTGGAGCCCCGCGGATGCCGCGGCATCCCCCGTCGTCCTCTGGATCCACGGCGGCGCGTTGGAACGCGGTGCCGCGGCCGAACCCACCTACGACGGCACGTCCTTCGCCCGCGACGGCGTGGTGTTCGTGTCGGTCAACTACCGCCTCGGCGTCGAGGGGTTCAGCGTGCTCGAGGGCGCCCCGATGAACCTCGGACTGCTCGACGTCGCGCGGGCATTGGAGTGGGTGCACGCGGAGATCGGCGCGTTCGGTGGCGATCCGACGCGCATCACCCTGATGGGCGAGTCGGCCGGCGGCGCCCTGGTCGCCGCCCTGCTCGCGCGCCCGACATCCCGCGCGCTCGTCGCGGGGGCGATCATCCAATCAGGGCCGCTCGAAGCGACCTCGCCGCAGAAGGCGCGCCGCGCATCCGACGCGATCGCGCGCCGCCTGGGCATCCCGCCCACGCGTGACGCGTTCGCCGCACAGATGACGGGCGACCTCCTGCGGGCGCGCGCACAGGTCGCCGCCGGCTCGTCACCGCTTCGCGGCGCACCGGGATTCGCTCTCGCCGTCGACGCCGCCACGCTTCCCGTATCGCCGGAACACGCCCTCGCCGACCTCGATCTACCGCTCCTCATCGGCACCAACACCGACGAGTACCGCCTCTGGTTGACGCCCGAGGCCATCGCAGATATCGGCCCGATGAAGGCATGGCTCGCCCGGCGGGCCCTGCGCGTCCCCGAACGCGCTGCCCGCACGGTGCGCGCAGCACTGCCCGACGCGAGCGCGGGCGAGGTACTCGGCCAGCTTCTGACCGACCGTCTCCTCCGCGCCCCCGCCACGCGCGTCGCCCGCGCACGAAAGGCCCCGACCTACCTCTACGAGTTCTCCTGGGAGAGCCCGGTTCGGGGCCTCGGCGCCGCCCACGCGCTCGAGCTCGGATTCGTGTTCGACACGCTGACGACCGACCAAGCCGTGAAACTCGCCGGACACGACGCGCCGTCGGACCTCGCGCGCGAGATGCATCGCGCCTGGGTCTCGTTCATCACGAAAGGCGATCCCGGCTGGCCGGCGTTTGGCACCGAGCGGATGACGCGGATCTGGGATGCCGCGCCGCGCGTGGCCCCGCAGCGACGGGCGGCCGTCGTCGACGCGCTGCGGTAG
- a CDS encoding class I SAM-dependent methyltransferase produces the protein MTDVAAAYAARAAEYVDAVGSMTAVHPSDRHLVETWAAAASGPVLDAGCGPGHWTHHLHQRGVDIRGFDLVPAFIDGARTTYPGVRFDLGSIDAIDENDGAVGGILSWFSTIHHEPERIAVPLSEFARVLRPAGTLLLGYFDGEEVEPFDHAVTRAYRWPASQLQSRLEQAGFDVIETHRRSERGRRPVGAILCERRD, from the coding sequence GTGACCGATGTCGCCGCCGCCTACGCCGCACGAGCGGCCGAGTACGTCGACGCCGTCGGATCGATGACCGCCGTGCACCCCAGCGACAGACACCTCGTCGAGACCTGGGCGGCCGCGGCATCCGGGCCCGTTCTGGATGCGGGCTGCGGACCGGGGCACTGGACCCACCACCTCCACCAGCGAGGCGTGGACATTCGCGGCTTCGATCTCGTGCCCGCGTTCATCGACGGCGCTCGCACGACCTATCCGGGTGTCAGGTTCGACCTCGGCAGCATCGATGCGATCGACGAGAACGACGGCGCTGTCGGCGGCATCCTGTCGTGGTTCTCGACGATCCACCACGAGCCCGAGCGCATCGCCGTGCCCCTGAGCGAATTCGCCCGCGTCCTTCGTCCCGCGGGTACGCTGCTGCTCGGCTACTTCGACGGCGAAGAGGTCGAGCCCTTCGACCACGCGGTCACGCGCGCCTACCGCTGGCCGGCATCGCAACTGCAGTCACGGCTCGAGCAGGCCGGCTTCGACGTCATCGAAACCCACCGGCGCTCGGAGCGCGGTCGTCGCCCGGTCGGCGCCATCCTCTGCGAACGGCGAGACTGA
- a CDS encoding DUF4279 domain-containing protein, producing MIRAGRASLVVTSVETDPDLVTQHLGLSPTTVIRKGEGSRSGRVREHHTWAVDAGPFSNEDDDQTGTAALTTLLERCRAAFGRVGTLPADCHARIVWSADSDSAQGGFVLTAAVAGQIAALGVDLYGTVCLRDGGERDQ from the coding sequence ATGATTCGCGCCGGTCGAGCGTCGCTGGTCGTGACGTCCGTCGAGACGGATCCCGATCTGGTGACGCAGCATCTCGGGCTTTCGCCGACGACCGTCATCCGTAAAGGGGAGGGGAGTCGTTCGGGTCGCGTTCGTGAGCATCACACGTGGGCGGTGGATGCCGGGCCCTTCTCGAACGAGGATGACGACCAGACCGGAACCGCGGCGTTGACGACTCTTCTGGAGCGGTGCCGCGCCGCGTTCGGACGTGTGGGGACTCTGCCGGCGGACTGTCACGCCCGGATCGTGTGGTCCGCAGACTCGGACTCTGCGCAGGGCGGGTTCGTCCTGACCGCCGCGGTCGCCGGGCAGATCGCCGCGCTGGGTGTCGACCTCTACGGGACTGTGTGTCTGCGTGACGGTGGGGAGCGAGACCAGTAG